In one window of Shewanella goraebulensis DNA:
- a CDS encoding tRNA (adenine(22)-N(1))-methyltransferase: MKLSKRLQQIDNMVMHGYDHIWDCCCDHGFLGGSLLTRQAAPNIHFVDIVAELMNELEQKLIKLDLSSELNPAVTSNWFTHCMDVAKLPLDKYCGKHLVIIAGVGGDLMIEFINSIQKLHANLKIDFLFCPVHHQYSLRQNLISLDFSLKQECLVEDNKRFYEILLVANDSKPACTTDSLNPKQHKTSHAISAVGEQIWFNNIEDKQSISRRYLNKTLSHYQRIQIGRKQEVQHIIDAYNAIDMPHT; encoded by the coding sequence ATGAAACTCAGTAAAAGATTACAACAAATAGATAATATGGTCATGCATGGTTACGATCATATTTGGGATTGTTGTTGCGATCATGGTTTTTTAGGAGGGTCGTTACTCACACGTCAAGCGGCCCCAAATATTCACTTTGTTGATATCGTTGCTGAGTTAATGAATGAACTCGAGCAAAAATTAATTAAACTTGATTTAAGCTCAGAGCTTAATCCTGCTGTTACATCCAACTGGTTTACTCACTGTATGGATGTAGCAAAGCTTCCTTTAGATAAATATTGTGGTAAGCATTTGGTTATCATTGCAGGTGTGGGAGGTGATTTAATGATTGAGTTTATCAATAGTATTCAAAAGCTGCATGCTAATTTGAAGATCGATTTTTTATTTTGCCCTGTTCATCATCAATATAGTTTAAGACAGAACCTCATTTCGCTAGATTTCAGCTTAAAACAGGAATGTCTGGTTGAAGACAACAAACGTTTTTATGAAATTCTATTAGTTGCTAATGATTCAAAACCGGCTTGTACCACTGACTCGTTAAACCCCAAGCAACATAAAACTTCTCATGCAATATCTGCAGTAGGAGAGCAAATTTGGTTTAATAACATTGAAGATAAACAAAGTATATCTCGTCGTTACCTCAACAAAACATTAAGCCATTATCAACGAATACAGATTGGACGGAAACAAGAAGTGCAGCACATTATCGATGCTTATAACGCGATTGATATGCCTCATACATAA
- a CDS encoding cupin domain-containing protein, whose translation MKLFTTYIGWLFTFFLMLSMSVNAIEPTKDIEVTKLLKATHSWDGKKLPEYPTGQPEITILKISIAAGSKLPLHQHPVINAGILTKGQLKVTTEYGEELMLTAGSAIAETVDKWHFGENVGEETAEIIVFYAGIEGASLTIKH comes from the coding sequence ATGAAATTGTTCACAACTTATATTGGTTGGTTGTTCACCTTTTTCTTAATGTTGTCAATGAGTGTAAATGCCATCGAACCAACTAAGGATATCGAAGTAACAAAGCTGCTAAAAGCAACTCATAGTTGGGATGGTAAAAAGTTACCAGAATATCCAACAGGTCAACCAGAAATTACCATCCTTAAAATTTCCATTGCAGCGGGTTCAAAGCTTCCCTTGCATCAACATCCTGTCATTAACGCTGGAATCCTAACTAAAGGTCAATTAAAAGTGACGACAGAATATGGTGAAGAGTTAATGCTGACAGCAGGAAGTGCTATCGCTGAAACGGTAGATAAATGGCATTTTGGTGAAAATGTTGGTGAAGAAACGGCTGAGATTATTGTTTTTTATGCGGGAATTGAAGGAGCGTCATTAACAATAAAGCATTGA